The Monodelphis domestica isolate mMonDom1 chromosome 5, mMonDom1.pri, whole genome shotgun sequence DNA segment GGCGGGCTGGAAGGGGCTCTTCCAGGggcaacaacccccccccccccccgcccgggGTCCGACTGTGGACCTGGACGGAAGGAAGCGTCGGAAATGGTGGGGCGGGGAGGGACTGCCCTGGAGTCCCGCTTCCTCATTTCGCAGATGAGGCAAGTGAGTGGCTGTGCCCGGGCGCCCCAAGCTTCCTGGCCCACCTTGGAAAAGCCAGGCTCcggaggtagtgagctccccgcCCCTGGACGGAGTTCAAACAGGAGCTGGAGCTTCCCAAGGCCTGAGAGTGCCTGTGGTTCCAAGTGTCCCGGCTGACTGCCGGGGCTGGAGGAGGATTTTCCCTTCATCCCTTCAGAAGGTGGGGGGCCCCCTCCCTGCCCAGGGGCCACTTTAAATTCCCTGAGGTTGTTCTGGGCCTGGGCGGCGACGCCTCTGCTCTTGGGCAACTTCCTGGAAAAGCAGGCGGAGCAGGGCCAGGCtgggacttgcccaggctcacgcctggtaccaaggcagaaagaggagCTCAGGGGTGCCGGCCCAGACCCCCACTCTGGGGAAGACTCGCAAGCCTGGCCCCCAAAGTCAGGGAACGAGTGTGGGACAGAACTCTGCAGCCAGCTCTGCCCTGGAGGGTGAAGAAGAGCTCGAGGCTTCAGTGGCCTGAGCAGGGGTCAGCCAGGCCCATCCCCGAGCAGCCAGAAGAGCTGATGGCCTTGGCTGGCCACCCGCAGGGGGCTGCGTAGCTCTTCCTAGTAGATTTCCTAGCCTCCTTCTGGCTCGGCAGCCCCAAAGATGCTTTGTATCTCTTGGAGGAATCTTGATACATACTTCCTATTGCTGTGCACACAATGTCTCCTGGGGCAGAATTGGAGCTTCccaagggcagggattgtctttcagTTTTTATTTGTACCCCCCCAAGGACAGTTCAGCCTCTTCAGTCACctccatctctttgtgacccatttggggttttcttgaccaagataccagaagggtttgccatttccgtcTCCAGCTCGTTTGGCACATGAggaacagggtgaagtgacttgtccagggtcacacagctaaggcgcatctgaggtcagatttgaactcttgactccaaggctagcACTCTGCACTGTGGCACCCCCTCACTACCCACTGGTATAGAAGAGGAGCTTAATAAAGTCATCACTGATGAATGAAGAATGATGGCGGTCAGCTTTCTGGCAAGAAATGATCCCATTTCCCCAAAGTCCctgatggagaaggggaaagccGTGTTTGGGGGCGGGATCACAGGGGGCTCTGGAGGGATGTTCTGGGATGGTCCACTGGGATGGACCCAGGAGCTAGAGCCTCCTTGCTCCACCCCAGCCAGCTCCAGTgagttcttccttcccttccctgccctgaAAGCAAAGTCTGGCAGCCTGGAGTAACCCCTACTGGGACACTTCGTGCTGGTCTTAATGAGCCCCATTCCTGCTCTTCCCAAAGACCTCCGTGCCCAAGACTGGAGGCCGAGGCCAGGGATGTTTCCATGATGTCTCTGCCTCCATGCATGAAGCACTTAATGCCCAATTGCACCAAATGCTACTCTAGATGCTTTAAGAGAGGCTGGCACCTGGGGGCCCTCTGCCTTGCTCAACTGGAGGACTGGGTTCAGTTCTTGGCATCATGCTTGGTTTAGAAAGGGCATTGCCAGGGTgcctagatggctcagtggatagagccagacctagagatgggaggttctgggttcaaatcttcgccctggataaatcactttaaCCCCAGTTacaacttttctgccttggcaccaatatttGACAATGGTTCTAAGAtgtaaggaaagaaagggagggagagagaagagagggaggggagaaggaaggaggaaggaaggaaggaaggaaggaaggaaggaaggaaggaggaaggaaggaaggaaggaaggaaggaaggaaggaagtgaggaaggaaggaaggaaggaaggaaggaaggaagtgaggaaggaaggaaggaaggaaggaaggaaggaaggaaggaaggaaggaaggaaggaaggaaggaaggaaggaaggaagtgaggaaggaaggaaggaaggaaggaaggaaggaaggaaggaaggaaggaaggacggacaTTGACCATGGGGAAGGCATCCAGAGGAGGTGACCGGCCCGGTGAGGGGACTGTCCTTCAAAGATGGAGTTAGGGAAATGGAGAATGTACCCTGGGGGTGACAATACTTGGTAGGCTGGTGTGGGGAGAGAGCTTGCCTACCAGTTGAATGGTGGAAGTGTGCTGGCACAGGCAAGTCTCCCCAGGGTCCCACACCCTGCCCAGTCATGCAGCTTCACAGGATTTGGGGCAGAGAGTGGGGGTCGTGCCTAAGTGCAGAGTGGGCCATGGTGAGCCCTAAAGAGCTCTAGAAGTGACCGTGAttcattcattgatctgcttGAATGGAGCTATGGATAACCTTGGCATTGACTCATAACTGTACTTTGGGGTCATGagtgcctccccccaccccaactcctCCAATGAGGACAGCAAGAAGGGACCATGGAGGAGATTCTCTTTTAGGTTGGGTTAGACTACACAATGCTGTCTgtggtcccttcctgctctggaTCAAGGTTCTTATTCTTCTAGCACacttctctctgtgcctcagtttcctcctctgtaaaacaagggcGTTGCCTCAGATGGCCAATgagttctcttctagctctaaggctctggcttactacctgtgtgaccttgccCAAGTCATTGACCCTTGCTTGGCCTCCATAAAATAAGGGATTCAGCTCTCCTTCTATGATCCTTGACTGGCACAGGCTGGAAGGCTGAGGAGGCCTTGGGGTAGAAGGAGCCCCTGTATTCGGGACACTCTAGCATAGGGCAGTGGGTTTAGGATCCAGGCAGATGCTGACTCTCACCCACTTCTggcacttcccagctctgtggtCCTTcctctctgaggttccttttccTCATCCAGCCATGGCGTGGCCAGAGGGAACTTGcttcatctctctgggtctcctCCTCTATAAAACGAGGGTGGGGAGGCCCAGAGGTTTctgaatccttccttccttcctttctctctctctctctcttcctccctccctccttccttccttcctttctctctctctctctctttctttctttctctttctttctctctttctctctttctttctttctttctttctttctttctttctttctttctttctttctttctttctttctttctttctttctttctttctttctttctttctttctttctttctttctttctttctttctttctttctttctctctctctctctctctctctctctctctctctctctctctctctctctctctctctccatacatatatactctctctctatatatactcatatatactcTCCACACCGGGCAGAAGACCGGTGAGGGCTAGGGGATGGGGATtaagggacacacagctgggaagtgtctgatgcctcatttgaacccaggacttcccatctctgggtctggctctccacccatggagtcacccagctgctccctgccACATCTGTCCTTGAAGGCTTCCAACTAGAGCAGGACCTGCTGGAGTTTGTCTACATCCTCGCTGGAGGAGTCCAGCTGTgattcctttttacagatgagaacactgaggctcagaggggatGCGCTATTTAGAACCAGAAGagcccttctcattttacagaggaggaagccgAGGCCCAGAGAGGCAAAGAAAGGCTCTTGATCCTCTCTGGCTTTCTTTCCCCATGCCCTGTCCACTCTGTGAGTCGGTGTGTCGGTGTCTCCCCGAAGCTTCATGAGGGAGTTGGGTGGGGATAGAAAAGTCCCTGTTTTATAGGCGAGGCTCCCAGAGGAAGGGCCGGGCCCAGCTGGGGAAGCCAGGGGGAAAACCCTCCTGCCAGGAATCCGAGAAACCCTTCCTTCCGGAGGCCAGTGCTGCTCTTGGGACAAACCAAACATGGGGCCCAGAGCCTGCCTTGAGCACCCAGCCCAGGCTGGTAAATGTGCCGTCATCCCAGGCTTGGCAGCTGGGCAGCAGGCAGAGGGAGTGGAGGCCCAGGGGCTGCCTGGAGCTCAGGGAGGCTGTTcaggacagagaaagggaggaggaggcgAGCCAGCCTTGGGGGGAAGAGCTCCAGAGCTGCAGCGGGGAGATTTGGGAACTTGCTTATTCAAAAGCTATGTTTGAGCGAACCAGGAAGTCTCGCTGCTTCCTAGTTGGGAGGACCCTTAttgatggggagactgaggccagGCAAGGAGATCGCATATCCGTGGTGGAGCTAGGCCTGGCATGCACGTGTCTTGGCGCCCTCTCCACTGCCCCAGGCTGCCCTTGATCCCCACAAGTGAGAGTCCCCTGGGCGGAGGGAAGGGCCTTGGCAGAGGGCAGGCCTGGGAGGGCAGGAAGCTTCTTGCATTTTCCCATCAGTTGTTGGTCTGGGCCGATGGCCAGGCTCGTAGCTCTTCCCTCCTGCTCCAATAGGGCCATCCTCTGTTTCCCTGCTTGCTGCTCCCTTCCTAGGACTCATTGTCAGGTGGGTATCTGAATTTGGCTCCAAGCCGAGAGAGCTAAAGCGGGACTGTGTGCTCCCCGCCCCGTCGGGGCCCCAAGGGGACAAGCGAGGGCCTGCTGGCATCTTTCTCCTTCATGGGAACTCGAATGAGGAGTCCAAGACACAGAACAGCAGAGCCAGAGGAGGCCTCTGGGAAAACGGGCTCCAGAGTAACAATAATAAGAACGATAAAGCTTAAAGCGATTTATACCTCTGCAATACCAGTATTGGAGGCAGCTAaggtggttctgtggatagagcaccgggGCTCGgggtaggaagacctgaattcagatctgacctcagccacttcctggctgtggggccctatgcaagtcactgaatgagccctctttgcctcagtttcctcctctgtccagGGAGGGAAGTGGCCAACCAGtcctgtgatcctgggaaagtcacttcaccctctttgcctcagtttcctcctctgtccagGGAGCTGGGGAGGGAAGCGGCCACtccctccagtctctttgccCCCAAAACACCCACCTGGGGTCATGAGGTCAGACCCAACCGAACCGGAACCAAGTAGCCGACGTGCCGTCTACTTTTGAGATTGCAAAATCGTGCCGGGCTCGGCGGCGCTCCACGCCGGCGTCTGCGGTGAGGGGAAGAAGACCAGAAGACCGACAGGACGTCGGAGCCCGGCGATGGGCGGCTCCAAAGCCTCCAGAGACTGCTCGGATGGACGGCGAAGGCCGCGCCGCCTTCTTATGGATCCCCAACAGCGATCCACGCGGATGACGCAGGGATGGTGGAGGTTGTCTGCGTCGCGGCGCCTCCTGAATGCCCAGCACAGCACGACCCGGCGGCAGACTCGGGTAGATCTTGGGCCATCCTGGAGAAGTCAATCCCCACATTGGAACCAGACCTCCCCGATGCTCCCAACAGAACAGTGTTAACATCGGGCCGGGGCAGCCAAACGGCTCGGTGggtagagccaggcctggacttAGGAagatgaccctgggccagtcactggccccccactgcctagccctgaccgctcttctgcctcggagccaatacTTAAAACGGATTCCAGGACAGCAGGGAAGGCTTGTTTCAAGCCCATCGGGTCACCCCACCCCGCTCGTGCTCCCCCGAGATCCAGGCCCCCGGAGGGTCCCTCGTCTCCCGACGCTTTTGTTTGCCCCACGGAGGGCTCACGGCTCAAGAAGGATGGCGGCACGGTGGGGGCCTCCTTCCTCACCAGGCTCCCCATCAGCTGGCGCCGGTGCCTTCCCTGAGCTGCCCCTTTCTCTTTCAGAGGACACGCTGGACATGACGCCCCCCTGGGTCCCCGCGGTCGGCTTCACCCTGTTCCCGAGCGTCGGCGGCATCCTGGGCTCCCGGATCACCAGCCGCGAGGTGCCCACGTGGTACGCGACTCTGCAGAAGCCGTCGTGGCATCCGCCCTACTGGGCGCTGGCTCCGGTCTGGGGGACGCTGTACACGGCTATGGGGTAGGTGGGCCCTCCATCGGCAGGGGGCCTCGACCTTTGCCTGGATCCTTCCAGGGAGGGGGAGCTCAGCGCCTCACAAAGTAGCCTGCGCCGTGGTGTTTACGAGGTCTTCGGCGGGAAACCTGCCGGCCGTGCCTTCAGGGTGGCCCCGCGGCCCAAGGGGCTCGCCCGCTCCTTTGGCTCGGCCGTGCCCTTACTGACCCGAGAGGGTCCCCTTGGAGGCCGGGGGCACGATGGCGAAAGGGGGATGCGTAAAGCCCCCGCTTTGGCACCTGGAGGTCCGGGTCTAGCTCACAGCTGTACCTGCTCTGTGGCCTTGGACAAAGCTCAGCGTCCTCCTCCGGAAATACTaatgaagaattcttttttaCATTGAAATTTGCAATGAcgccccccaacccccaacccccaacctcagtttccttgtttgccGCGTCAGAGGGCTACTGGGTAGTACAGCAGACCGAGGACCAGGCTTGAGTTTAAGCAAACTCGAGTTCGAATCCTTCCCCGAACAGTAGTTGCTActtcacttctgtctgcctcagtttcctgcaccataaaatggggattagTGTGGTGGGgagagtaggagggagagaatctgggcCCCAACATTCTTTGGAAAACGTTGGaaatgttacatgtaattgggggaaaagaaaataaaaccgaACAGAAAAAAAGTAAGGTGGAGAAGCTCTTGGCCCGCAGGCTGCAGAGGGCACCTCCGAGCTCAGAGGCTGAGgcttccctcctgcctcccatTGGCTGCTCAGCCCCTTGTGACTTGTTCTCCCGTTTCAGGTACGGCTCCTACCTGGTTTGGAAGGAGCTGGGGGGCTTCACAGAGCAGGCCCTGGTGCCCCTGGGCCTCTATGCGGGGCAGCTGGCTCTCAACTGGGCC contains these protein-coding regions:
- the TSPO gene encoding translocator protein; translated protein: MTPPWVPAVGFTLFPSVGGILGSRITSREVPTWYATLQKPSWHPPYWALAPVWGTLYTAMGYGSYLVWKELGGFTEQALVPLGLYAGQLALNWAWPPLFFGAHQMGWGLVEIVLTSGAAVATTLSWYPVSPTASRLMYPYLAWMAMATTLNYCVWRDNKGKRRRDSE